A window of the Hordeum vulgare subsp. vulgare chromosome 5H, MorexV3_pseudomolecules_assembly, whole genome shotgun sequence genome harbors these coding sequences:
- the LOC123399292 gene encoding dirigent protein 22-like — protein sequence MAKGAVMLLVLFTVLSAVSEAQLQHGPGHRTLSHGHRRSADPAAPTHLHFFFHDTVSGASPSAVRVIGPANPSSPTFFGMVNVMDDPLTEGPEPGSAAVGRAQGLYMGADQAQLGFLQTMNLVLTSGPYNGSTLAVLGRNCPLTDVREMPVVGGTGAFRFASGYAQARTHWLDKTGDAIVEYNVYVMH from the coding sequence ATGGCCAagggagccgtgatgcttcttgttcTCTTCACGGTGCTGTCAGCGGTGAGCGAAGCCCAGCTGCAGCACGGGCCCGGTCACAGGACCTTGTCCCACGGGCATCGCCGGTCCGCCGACCCCGCGGCGCCGACACACCTCCACTTCTTCTTCCATGACACCGTGAGCGGCGCGTCTCCGTCTGCGGTGCGGGTGATCGGTCCGGCGAACCCGTCGTCCCCAACCTTTTTCGGGATGGTGAACGTGATGGACGACCCGCTGACCGAAGGCCCGGAGCCCGGCTCGGCGGCCGTCGGCCGCGCCCAGGGCCTATACATGGGGGCTGACCAGGCGCAGTTAGGTTTTCTGCAGACCATGAACCTCGTGCTCACCTCCGGCCCCTACAACGGCAGCACGCTCGCCGTGCTCGGCCGCAACTGCCCGCTCACCGACGTCCGCGAGATGCCCGTCGTCGGCGGCACCGGTGCCTTCCGCTTTGCCAGCGGGTACGCGCAGGCCCGAACCCACTGGCTCGACAAGACCGGCGACGCCATCGTTGAATACAACGTCTACGTCATGCACTAG
- the LOC123399890 gene encoding uncharacterized protein LOC123399890 encodes MGSLMAGWSSHALDDDHKVRFMRNRSLTKEEVEAFWRQHRKPAAEDTVSSTSRETVVASSPRPGSPRPTSRTLTLSYVRSSPPVMTTNSVDGDGEAAASPSASRDWWTRSSWAFLNEPPSPQREGGGVGQGAAAAV; translated from the exons ATGGGCTCTCTCATGGCTGGCTGGAGCTCCCATGCGCTCGACGACGACCACAAAG TTCGTTTCATGAGGAACCGATCACTGACCAAGGAAGAGGTGGAGGCCTTCTGGAGACAGCACAGGAAGCCGGCGGCGGAGGACACCGTCAGCAGCACCAGCAGGGAAACCGTCGTCGCCTCCTCTCCCCGC CCTGGGAGTCCGAGGCCGACCTCGCGTACGTTGACTCTGTCTTATGTCCGTTCGTCGCCGCCGGTGATGACGACCAACAGCGTGGACGGTGACGGCGAGGCTGCGGCTAGCCCTAGCGCGAGCCGTGACTG GTGGACGAGGAGCAGTTGGGCGTTCCTCAACGAACCGCCGTCGCCGCAGCGCGAGGGAGGAGGCGTGGGGcaaggcgccgccgccgccgtctga